Proteins co-encoded in one Anopheles moucheti chromosome X, idAnoMoucSN_F20_07, whole genome shotgun sequence genomic window:
- the LOC128307164 gene encoding protein FAN-like gives MEKQRFSLLLLEPNEIYFEDFSVDIVREELPPNLDVEFQMSGRLKMCSKSLVFEAKGSSSIPLIKIMYKDCITIDRQEDGVVSNADCQRLSIRCRQHIEMLNQNQIQPYRFVQREYTFLFHFHYAKLDECLQQICQLYRASTLPSYEQNSMIATIVYSRHSRVKFNPLWLNNLYERTISDFQVEEINPLIVNPGRLLITNKFIYFQYYNNVHTNPVLKVGITCITGLSKHRYLLRQIGLKIRWNEKQSTEGTDQCLYLVFRNQTDRDDCWGSISGQSDYAATEQTPESMTLKWQNGLVSNYDYLLYLNSLADRSFQDLTQYPIFPWILTDYSSSELNLNDTGVYRDLGKPVGALNPDRLARLRMRFEEMADPKFLYGSHYSTPGFVLYYLVRKHPELMLCLQNGKFDHPDRMFNSVADAFNNCLNNMSDFKELIPEFYDTNQKGDFLLNSMKIDFGVRFDGSPVTNVALPPWALNSPERFVCLLREALESEYVSSSLHQWIDLIFGYKQQGKAALDADNVFYHLCYEGSVDLGQINDLAARHAIEVQISEFGQIPKQLFRTAHVSKLLAIPPAVGLSTQMVIRKAAEYYSHKDVITAVAVDRSVGNIFTTSKDGTMTCYSLSEKRKIRSVQLSGLPISSVQIANDRSIILGGWDDTILVYNFDFGKISNTIQAHDDAVSCISYVPFYGLLVSGSWDCSLKIWNKYHNDSVIGYHVLEEKLVSIDTYAGERMKIHVAVGLQNGELLLYELDALTINKPTIYTRDNHKLLQKHRNAVCEVKFNDKGTLIASCGEDRNIYVTDADSTMTICRKELNEIVRCLCWTPDGKYLLMGDRTGLLHVWNMLQGMVECEVNLHSACIYRIECIDDKRIVSCGKDDNNYCIKLWDVAT, from the exons ATGGAAAAACAAAG ATTCTCACTGCTGCTACTTGAACCGAACGAGATATACTTCGAGGACTTTTCGGTGGACATTGTAAGGGAAGAATTGCCGCCGAACCTCGATGTAGAATTCCAAATGAGTGGACGATTGAAGATGTGTTCCAAATCGCTGGTGTTTGAGGCGAAGGGAAGCAGCAGTATTCCGTTGATAAAGATCATGTACAAGGACTGCATAACAATCGATCGACAGGAAGACGGCGTTGTCTCAAATGCCGACTGTCAGCGACTTTCGATACGTTGTAGACAGCACATAGAAATGCTGAACCAGAACCAGATTCAACCGTACCGTTTTGTACAGAGGGAATACacgtttcttttccatttccactaCGCTAAACTCGATGAATGTCTGCAGCAAATTTGTCAGTTATACCGTGCCTCAACGTTACCGTCTTACGAACAAAATAGTATG ATAGCAACGATAGTGTATTCGCGACATAGCCGTGTTAAGTTCAATCCCTTATGGTTGAACAATCTTTATGAGCGGACGATATCTGATTTCCAGGTTGAAGAAATCAATCCTCTCATAGTCAACCCGGGACGATTGCTCATCACAAATAAGTTCATATATTTTCAGTACTACAATAACGTCCACACG AATCCGGTCCTAAAGGTTGGCATAACATGTATCACCGGTCTTTCCAAACACCGGTACCTATTGCGTCAGATTGGATTGAAAATCCGTTGgaacgaaaaacaatcaactGAAGGGACAGATCAGTGCCTTTACTTAGTGTTTCGCAACCAAACTGATCGTGATGACTGCTGGGGAAGTATTAGCGGACAGTCGGACTACGCTGCCACAGAACAAACCCCAGAGAGCATGACATTAAAATGGCAAAACGGTCTTGTCTCGAATTACGACTATCTGCTTTACCTGAACAGTCTCGCCGACCGGTCATTCCAGGATCTAACGCAGTATCCGATTTTCCCATGGATATTAACCGATTACAGTTCGAGTGAGTTGAATCTGAACGATACGGGCGTGTACCGTGATCTCGGTAAGCCGGTTGGAGCACTAAATCCAGACCGCTTAGCGCGGCTCCGCATGCGCTTCGAGGAGATGGCTGACCCGAAGTTTCTGTATGGTTCACACTATTCCACACCTGGGTTCGTGCTGTACTATCTCGTGCGCAAACATCCAGAGCTGATGCTTTGCCTGCAGAACGGCAAGTTCGATCATCCAGACCGAATGTTTAATAGTGTCGCGGATGCATTCAACAACTGTCTGAACAACATGTCCGATTTTAAAGAGTTGATACCGGAGTTTTACGATACAAACCAAAAGGGAGATTTTCTGTTGAACAGCATGAAGATAGATTTTGGTGTCCGGTTTGATGGTTCGCCCGTGACCAACGTAGCACTGCCACCGTGGGCGCTCAACTCACCGGAACGATTTGTGTGTCTGCTGCGGGAGGCGCTTGAATCAGAGTATGTCTCCTCCAGCCTGCACCAGTGGATTGATCTAATCTTCGGCTATAAGCAACAGGGAAAAGCTGCGCTCGATGCGGACAATGTGTTTTATCATCTGTGCTACGAGGGTTCGGTAGATCTTGGGCAAATTAACGATCTGGCCGCCCGCCATGCGATCGAAGTGCAAATATCAGAATTTGGGCAAATTCCCAAACAACTCTTTCGTACCGCACATGTGTCAAAGCTCTTGGCAATACCGCCAGCGGTTGGATTGAGTACGCAAATGGTGATTCGGAAGGCTGCGGAGTACTACTCTCACAAGGACGTCATCACGGCAGTTGCCGTGGACAGGTCGGTCGGGAATATATTTACCACCAGCAAGGACGGTACGATGACATGCTACAGTCTCAGCGAGAAGCGAAAAATACGGAGCGTGCAGTTGAGCGGATTGCCAATCAGTTCGGTGCAGATTGCGAACGACCGTTCGATCATATTGGGTGGTTGGGACGATACGAT TTTAGTGTATAATTTTGACTTCGGTAAGATTTCAAACACCATACAAGCACACGACGACGCTGTTTCTTGCATTTCCTACGTACCGTTTTATGGATTGCTAGTGTCCGGCAGCTGGGACTGCAGCTTGAA AATTTGGAACAAGTATCACAACGATTCAGTGATTGGATATCACGTGCTGGAGGAGAAGCTCGTTTCCATCGATACGTACGCCGGCGAACGTATGAAAATTCACGTCGCTGTCGGTTTGCAAAATGGTGAACTGCTGCTGTACGAGCTCGATGCGCTCACCATTAACAAGCCAACGATCTACACCCGGGACAATCACAAGCTGTTGCAAAAGCACCGTAATGCTGTATGCGAGGTGAAGTTTAACGACAAAGGAACGCTGATTGCATCGTGCGGTGAAGATAGGAATATATACGTGACGGACGCCGACAGTACCATGACGATATGCCGGAAGGAGCTGAATGAGATAGTGCGATGCCTCTGCTGGACACCGGACGGCAAATATTTGTTGATGGGTGATCGTACCGGGCTGCTGCACGTTTGGAACATGCTGCAGGGAATGGTAGAGTGTGAAGTGAACTTGCATAGCG CATGCATATACCGTATCGAATGCATCGATGATAAGCGGATAGTAAGCTGTGGGAAGGATGACAATAATTATTGTATCAAGTTGTGGGATGTTGCCACGTAA
- the LOC128306503 gene encoding putative vitellogenin receptor, with product MLPKNKVMLHRASNILSINMKTLVVLLMLAMHVEHALLEKSSSKSCNSHEFQCDNGACIPASGHCNDIQDCADGSDESGCDYFLCKEPFWYRCKHDSTCISGSSRCDKQRDCLGGDDEENCDNYEVPHRAPQCSKAEFTCTDKACIPADLVCDGTEHCLDGSDESIGCIDIAAKCKGFLCHNKHCLKSSGWVCDGIDDCGDGSDEEHCLHDCTLEHGKFECHNNHTCIDVAQVCNGADNCDDGSDESPNCKSDACKTLKCAPKTCKVMPDGKAVCLCGVGYTFDAVTGKCQDVNECDRYGLCSQGCINTPGSFRCTCIDQFNLMRDGRTCELSSGTEALMLYTTQKAVGAMYLTSMHQYYVAKDLSQVIGVSYDGMHVYWTDISHKTESIERSLEDGSSRQLLLTAGLISPEDLALDWLTGNIYFSDSGQMHIAVCSSDGYHCKAIIQDQLHKPRGLALLPQNGTIFFSDWGNNAMIGKAQMDGSEQTVVVSAGIHWPNGLTLDWPNNRLYWIDAKLKRIESMHFDGSDRVVVLSDVLKHPFSIAVFNDRLYWSDWDTKSIQSCDKFTGKTRQTLVRDRMIFDVHVYHSSVQPKVNHACLNHTCSHLCLLTSNSTYACACPQGMELHRDKHSCVNVAKRQDILLGIGNYLVTLKHRPFGRYETGRGEQLFPTISRMAFNSLNGEVFIADNKQKAIYTVELVSLRTKRLVSDGIGMISALAFDYLSNTLYWSDAKWSTIVIYSLQTQHRSIIQHYLGDDAPVALALLPEIGKMFIALRSSTGHTHIDRQDMTGRGPHAHVIEDRLGSNGTISFAVDHDLRAIFWSDMGRNRIEITSYEGDTRHLFREYLRQPVSLAIVGNELFWTCYGSQRLYWSDKHNVGATKRIIVQLPPNMTIPEMIPITATQPTKRHEHPCMKSNGGCSHICVSGGLYTGACVCPTGMVFNSSLNKHCIDAADCEFRCESGECLKMKMRCNGHVDCKDQSDEQNCDPGKARMSANCKWNEFRCKDGSKCIPTVKRCDKQHDCADLSDEANCDGYDRNTNCGAHQFTCANGLCIDATGRCDGSLDCADGSDEAGCTQLSNKHDEAITCSADMFRCNDGQCIPTSWECDGSPDCHDASDEHETCHPAKVECHEGYFRCALGFCIKQSVLCDGNDDCGDGSDEENCPVDGKREGQCKEEDYTNSTVFHCSKSNTCLNIAVRCNGSAECPHGEDETGCSNCGIRDFQCDDGQCIRLEWRCDKDIDCNDGSDEVNCTSSMRTPDHPHSTDCGKDTFECKVGECIKIALLCDGKRDCSNGHDEEGNCESACAGGLGPCAQICQKSPNGAICDCLDGYRLAGDRKSCVDLNECETREPCGQICTNVKGSYRCSCHEGFMLRPDKTSCKAIGKPQYVLYTRYDQIRKLTVNPPQIETLLQANESRIITMDMDIRQQKLYFAAENSAALYELNLQTNATNVMTSVGTPDKLTVDWITANVYFVDITEPSIKVCNFERAACARVISFTQRNFVKALAVDPVNKHMFYSLLYSWIFQVPHSIIFKARLDGTQQEIVTKQPGLISAVAVDPQSQLLYYTELSGNTLCRVDYLGKQLKVLVRDQPHILNHPMQLSVFENQALIVNRASATVGQCQLFAGYRCDRFNVNVPPSKHVLLVQESRQPMAKNWCANSLHNCTHLCIPEDAKGKCVCENGLEIREGDRCPEVKDKMRPMKPYRVAQQEDSRTVSEGTTGDEENSFLGSLLHFIMYAVLIVGIGAIGLYVYRQRCQNKFDVSIHFNNTELSTLDISEVELYKTGSNLLTFQANSTEGEGAASIPDDYENDSYTQNNTISASDVPCYYNCGDDLNERLIV from the exons ATGCTACCAAAAAACAAGGTTATGTTACACCGTGCAAGCAATATCCTTAGTATCA ATATGAAGACGTTAGTAGTACTCCTTATGCTAGCAATGCATGTAGAGCACGCATTGCTGGAAAAGAGCTCGTCTAAATCATGCAATTCACACGAATTTCAATGTGATAATGGTGCATGCATACCAGCTTCTGGGCATTGCAACGATATTCAGGACTGTGCCGATGGAAGCGATGAATCTGGATGTG ATTATTTCCTCTGTAAAGAACCGTTCTGGTATCGCTGCAAGCACGACAGTACCTGTATTAGTGGATCTAGTCGGTGCGATAAACAAAGAGACTGTTTGGGAGGAGACGACGAAGAAAACTGTGATAACTACGAAGTACCACACAGGGCACCGCAGTGCAGCAAAGCAGAGTTTACCTGTACGGATAAAGCCTGCATCCCGGCGGATCTTGTGTGTGACGGTACCGAGCACTGTTTGGACGGGTCCGATGAATCCATTGGCTGTATCGATATAGCAGCAAAGTGCAAAGGGTTCCTGTGCCACAACAAACACTGCCTGAAGTCTAGCGGGTGGGTATGTGATGGCATTGATGACTGTGGGGACGGGTCGGATGAAGAGCACTGCCTGCACGATTGTACGCTGGAGCATGGGAAATTCGAGTGCCACAACAATCACACCTGCATAGATGTGGCACAGGTGTGCAACGGTGCGGATAACTGTGATGACGGTAGTGACGAAAGCCCGAACTGTAAATCGGATGCATGCAAAACGCTGAAATGTGCTCCAAAAACCTGCAAGGTTATGCCAGACGGTAAGGCGGTATGTTTGTGCGGTGTTGGCTACACGTTCGACGCTGTAACGGGCAAGTGCCAGGATGTGAACGAGTGCGACCGTTATGGATTATGCTCGCAGGGTTGTATCAATACACCTGGGTCGTTCCGATGTACCTGCATCGATCAGTTCAATCTAATGCGCGACGGACGAACGTGTGAACTATCTTCCGGGACCGAAGCGTTGATGCTGTACACCACGCAGAAAGCTGTCGGCGCAATGTACCTTACGTCGATGCATCAGTATTACGTTGCGAAAGATTTATCGCAAGTTATCGGCGTATCATACGACGGCATGCACGTCTACTGGACCGATATTTCTCACAAAACAGAATCCATCGAGAGGTCGCTGGAAGATGGCAGCAGTCGGCAGCTGTTGCTCACTGCCGGGCTGATCTCACCTGAGGATTTGGCGCTAGATTGGCTAACCGGTAACATCTACTTCAGCGACAGCGGACAAATGCACATCGCCGTGTGTTCGAGTGATGGGTACCACTGCAAAGCGATCATACAGGACCAGCTGCACAAACCACGTGGCCTCGCGTTACTGCCCCAAAATGGTACGATTTTCTTCAGCGATTGGGGCAACAATGCCATGATTGGCAAGGCACAAATGGATGGCAGCGAGCAGACGGTCGTGGTCAGTGCCGGTATCCACTGGCCGAACGGGTTAACGCTAGACTGGCCCAACAATCGTTTGTACTGGATTGATGCGAAGCTGAAGCGCATCGAGAGCATGCACTTTGACGGCAGCGACCGTGTGGTGGTACTGTCCGATGTGCTAAAGCATCCGTTTTCGATCGCCGTGTTTAACGATCGATTGTATTGGTCGGACTGGGACACTAAAAGCATACAATCGTGCGATAAATTCACCGGCAAGACTCGTCAAACACTTGTGCGCGATCGTATGATATTCG ATGTACACGTCTATCACTCTAGCGTGCAGCCTAAAGTCAACCATGCCTGCCTGAATCATACCTGCTCACATCTCTGCTTGTTAACGTCTAATAGCACTTACGCGTGCGCGTGCCCGCAGGGTATGGAGTTGCACCGCGATAAGCACAGCTGTGTGAATGTAGCTAAACGGCAAGATATACTGCTCGGCATCGGTAACTATCTGGTAACGCTGAAGCATCGTCCGTTCGGGCGCTATGAAACAGGCCGGGGCGAACAGCTGTTCCCCACCATTAGTCGGATGGCATTCAACAGCCTTAACGGTGAGGTGTTTATTGCGGACAATAAGCAGAAGGCAATCTACACGGTGGAGCTGGTGTCACTGCGCACTAAACGGCTCGTGTCGGACGGCATCGGAATGATCTCAGCACTGGCTTTCGACTACCTAAGCAATACGCTGTACTGGTCGGATGCGAAATGgtcaactattgtgatatatAGTTTGCAGACCCAACATCGATCTATCATTCAGCACTACCTAGGCGACGATGCACCGGTGGCGCTGGCGCTATTACCGGAGATAGGCAAAATGTTTATTGCGCTGCGATCAAGCACGGGTCATACGCATATCGACCGTCAGGATATGACGGGACGTGGACCGCACGCCCACGTGATCGAGGACAGGCTCGGCAGCAATGGCACGATCAGCTTCGCGGTGGATCACGATCTCCGTGCCATCTTCTGGAGCGATATGGGCAGGAATCGGATCGAAATTACTAGCTACGAGGGTGACACGCGGCACCTGTTTCGAGAGTATCTGCGCCAGCCGGTATCGCTAGCGATCGTTGGCAACGAGCTGTTCTGGACATGCTACGGATCGCAGCGATTGTACTGGTCCGACAAACATAACGTTGGTGCAACGAAACGAATCATCGTCCAGCTaccaccaaacatgaccatcCCGGAGATGATACCGATCACAGCGACCCAACCAACGAAACGGCACGAGCATCCGTGCATGAAGAGCAATGGCGGATGCTCACATATCTGCGTATCCGGCGGGCTGTACActggtgcgtgcgtgtgtccCACCGGTATGGTATTCAATTCGTCGCTCAACAAACACTGCATCGATGCCGCCGACTGCGAATTTCGGTGCGAATCCGGTGAATGTTTGAAGATGAAAATGCGCTGCAACGGGCATGTCGATTGTAAGGATCAATCCGACGAGCAGAATTGTGATCCTGGCAAGGCACGAATGTCGGCCAACTGCAAGTGGAACGAGTTCCGCTGCAAAGACGGGAGCAAATGCATCCCGACGGTAAAACGCTGCGATAAGCAGCACGACTGTGCTGATTTGTCGGATGAAGCAAATTGCGACGGTTACGATCGGAACACGAATTGTGGCGCGCATCAGTTTACCTGTGCGAATGGATTGTGCATCGATGCAACCGGTCGGTGTGATGGTTCACTGGACTGTGCGGACGGTTCGGACGAAGCGGGCTGTACGCAACTGTCGAACAAGCACGACGAGGCAATCACTTGTTCGGCGGATATGTTCCGTTGCAATGATGGGCAGTGTATCCCTACCAGCTGGGAGTGCGACGGTAGTCCGGACTGTCACGATGCTTCCGACGAGCATGAAACCTGCCATCCCGCCAAGGTAGAGTGCCACGAGGGATATTTTCGGTGTGCGCTTGGTTTTTGTATCAAGCAGTCGGTACTGTGCGACGGGAACGATGACTGTGGCGATGGATCTGATGAGGAAAACTGCCCCGTGGACGGTAAACGGGAGGGACAGTGCAAGGAGGAAGACTACACCAACTCTACAGTGTTTCATTGCAGCAAGTCCAACACCTGTCTCAATATCGCCGTACGCTGCAACGGTTCTGCTGAGTGTCCGCATGGTGAGGATGAGACAGGTTGTTCCAATTGCGGTATACGAGATTTCCAGTGTGACGATGGTCAATGCATCCGTTTGGAATGGCGGTGCGATAAAGACATCGACTGTAACGATGGGTCGGATGAAGTCAACTGTACCAGCAGTATGCGAACGCCCGATCACCCACACTCGACAGATTGCGGTAAGGATACGTTCGAGTGCAAAGTGGGCGAATGTATTAAAATAGCTCTACTGTGCGACGGTAAGCGCGATTGCTCGAACGGACACGACGAGGAAGGAAATTGCGAATCAGCTTGCGCTGGTGGGCTGGGACCCTGCGCACAAATATGTCAGAAATCGCCGAACGGTGCCATCTGCGACTGTTTGGATGGGTACCGACTGGCAGGCGATAGGAAATCCTGCGTGGACTTGAACGAATGTGAAACACGCGAGCCTTGTGGGCAGATATGCACCAATGTGAAAGGTTCGTACCGGTGTTCCTGCCACGAAGGATTCATGCTCCGGCCGGACAAAACATCCTGCAAAGCGATTGGCAAGCCCCAGTACGTGCTATACACGAGGTACGATCAAATACGGAAGCTCACGGTGAATCCACCACAGATCGAAACTTTACTGCAGGCAAACGAGAGTCGAATCATCACCATGGATATGGACATCCGGCAACAGAAGCTTTATTTTGCGGCGGAGAACAGTGCCGCACTGTACGAGCTGAATCTGCAGACGAACGCAACGAATGTGATGACGAGTGTCGGCACACCGGACAAACTGACCGTCGATTGGATTACGGCGAACGTTTACTTCGTCGATATCACGGAACCGTCCATCAAAGTGTGCAACTTCGAGCGGGCAGCCTGCGCCCGTGTAATATCCTTCACTCAGCGTAACTTCGTCAAGGCGCTCGCAGTAGATCCAGTGAACAAACACATGTTTTATTCGCTGCTGTATTCATGGATCTTCCAGGTACCGCATTCGATCATATTTAAAGCCAGGCTGGACGGTACGCAACAGGAAATCGTTACCAAACAACCGGGACTAATTTCCGCCGTCGCTGTGGATCCACAAAGTCAGTTGCTTTACTACACCGAGCTAAGCGGTAATACGCTGTGTCGCGTCGACTATCTTGGAAAGCAACTAAAAGTGCTCGTCCGTGATCAACCCCACATACTGAACCATCCAATGCAGCTTAGCGTGTTTGAAAATCAAGCACTTATCGTAAATCGAGCGTCCGCTACTGTAGGACAGTGTCAACTATTTGCCGGCTATAGATGCGATCGTTTCAATGTGAACGTACCGCCATCAAAACATGTGTTGCTGGTTCAGGAATCTCGGCAACCGATGGCAAAGAATTGGTGCGCAAACAGCTTGCACAACTGTACCCATCTCTGCATACCAGAAGATGCTAAGGGTAAGTGCGTCTGCGAAAATGGACTCGAAATACGAGAAGGCGACCGATGTCCTGAGGTTAAGGATAAGATGCGACCGATGAAACCGTACCGCGTTGCGCAGCAGGAAGATTCACGGACAGTGAGCGAAGGCACAACCGGGGATGAAGAAAACAGCTTTCTGGGTAGCTTACTACATTTTATAATGTACGCCGTGTTAATAGTGGGAATAGGTGCTATAGGGTTGTATGTTTACCGGCAGCGTTGCCAGAATAAGTTCGATGTTAGCATACATTTCAACAACACCGAACTGAGCACTCTGGACATTTCAGAGGTCGAACTGTACAAGACGGGATCTAATTTACTTACCTTCCAGGCGAATAGTACTGAGGGTGAAGGTGCCGCCAGCATCCCGGATGATTACGAAAACGATAGCTATACCCAGAACAATACGATCAGTGCCTCGGATGTTCCGTGCTACTACAACTGTGGTGATGATTTGAACGAACGCTTAATAGTATAA
- the LOC128306976 gene encoding activating signal cointegrator 1 complex subunit 2, with the protein MANTDGRDCGLPLNTLKLTQSDNGVKRSIPALHATWKDTRCFTKYTAFLVNGQESVSDAMLEQWASETEWFIKDMKHLLNLEYHKFWSTIVHNTTTLESLVSFMQNALPFYLVPILKSMDNERILPLYTAVHALVFKVIFRLTTLRESDTCWMEPEFYGKLVYKHFIITVPFLFDLISIYSRDNIAEISRIIEFILNLQPKYIQDLKQGISYLLNAFTIIQTRCESELSEANTSEATLNDLTLYAQDCSSVLVQLIAIASPLRQICSELNAEFAISNFYDNVIIVLYRNIQEVNKHSQYLKNLNDMRVELLETFRSILCVQLNRILENSDDGLLAADKFISILTECLANNVFVRDYKTLYDIEDDLAIVQLGYKSVDQVKYDFIQNAYAKDREVHGTHSIMNSEQDTDQEVKASVEQQEIEQRIEHNVQYIMELLPHLEAAQIRKVVCSYDNVEEAVSVLLEQENPNPESQPVDGQEEFYIPNDPLDEFYLRTGIDRLNVYDGDEFDVMVNDKVKGIIKKGKGMPGQPKSLNALLDDKSHIQQVRHIYRQFDLIAENDLDDDEYDDSFEAMTESESRHVKLSKDARNTFVNEVLDNESDSENESEDEQEANQNPSLAFCENPELARKRYEDKMHSKYLHRHGSAVSGPKEADVRGKPKGQGQDSKVLLNRKHKNENKALSGNHNRKQGASYKRNRGMLPS; encoded by the exons ATGGCTAACACAGACGGG AGAGATTGCGGGCTTCCCTTGAATACACTGAAGTTAACTCAATCTGATAATGGTGTAAAGCGTAGCATTCCGGCACTA CACGCCACTTGGAAAGACACTCGATGCTTTACAAAGTACACGGCTTTCCTAGTTAATGGTCAAGAAAGTGTAAGCGATGCGATGTTGGAACAATGGGCAAGTGAAACGGAATGGTTTATAAAAGATATGAAACATCTGTTGAATCTAGAGTATCACAA ATTCTGGTCAACAATTGTACACAATACAACGACCCTCGAAAGTCTCGTATCGTTCATGCAGAATGCTTTACCGTTCTATCTTGTTCCGATATTAAAATCTATGGATAATGAACGAATTTTACCTTTGTACACAGCCGTTCATGCGCTCGTGTTCAAAGTAATCTTCCGTCTAACCACTTTACGCGAAAGTGATACATGCTGGATGGAGCCGGAATTTTACGGAAAACTTGTGTATAAACATTTCATCATCACCGTACCGTTCCTCTTTGATTTAATATCTATCTACAGTCGAGATAATATAGCAGAAATTTCGCGAATAATTGAATTCATTCTAAACCTTCAGCCGAAGTACATTCAGGATCTAAAGCAGGGTATAAGCTACCTGTTGAAT GCATTTACTATCATTCAAACTCGATGCGAATCGGAATTATCGGAAGCAAATACTTCAGAAGCGACATTGAATGATTTAACATTGTACGCGCAGGACTGTAGCAGCGTGTTGGTGCAATTGATAGCAATTGCCTCCCCACTTCGACAGATATGTTCCGAACTGAACGCAGAATTCGCTATTAGCAATTTTTACGATAACGTAATAATCGTGCTGTATCGAAATATTCAAGAGGTTAACAAGCATtctcaatatttaaaaaatctaaaCGATATGCGTGTTGAACTGCTCGAAACGTTCCGTTCGATATTATGCGTTCAATTAAACAGAATATTGGAAAATTCAGATGATGGCTTGCTGGCTGCAGATAAATTTATAAGTATTCTCACAGAGTGCCTtgcaaacaatgtttttgTGAGAGATTATAAAACTCTGTATGACATCGAGGACGATTTGGCAATAGTGCAGTTAGGTTACAAATCTGTGGATCAAGTAAAGTATGACTTTATACAGAATGCATACGCAAAGGATAGGGAGGTACATGGAACACATTCGATAATGAACTCTGAGCAAGACACTGATCAAGAAGTTAAAGCGAGCGTAGAGCAACAAGAAATCGAGCAAAGAATCGAACATAATGTGCAGTACATAATGGAACTATTACCTCATCTAGAAGCGGCACAAATTCGTAAAGTCGTCTGCTCGTATGATAACGTTGAGGAAGCTGTTAGTGTACTGCTAGAGCAGGAAAACCCAAACCCAGAATCGCAACCGGTCGATGGACAAGAGGAGTTCTATATTCCCAATGATCCTTTAGATGAATTCTACCTTCGCACCGGCATTGATCGGTTAAATGTTTACGACGGCGATGAGTTTGACGTGATGGTTAATGACAAAGTGAAAGGAATTATTAAGAAAGGAAAGGGCATGCCGGGGCAACCGAAATCATTAAATGCATTGCTGGACGACAAAAGCCACATACAGCAGGTGCGCCACATTTACCGACAGTTTGACCTGATCGCGGAAAATGATTTGGACGATGATGAGTACGACGATTCGTTCGAAGCAATGACCGAAAGTGAATCGCGTCACGTAAAGCTATCCAAGGATGCTCGGAACACATTCGTCAATGAGGTACTTGACAATGAAAGCGATAgcgaaaacgaaagtgaaGATGAGCAAGAAGCGAACCAAAATCCATCGCTTGCGTTCTGCGAAAACCCAGAGCTGGCACGAAAACGGTATGAGGATAAAATGCACAGCAAGTACTTGCACCGACACGGCAGTGCGGTATCCGGACCGAAAGAAGCAGATGTACGTGGTAAACCAAAAGGCCAGGGACAGGATAGTAAAGTGTTGCTAAATCGAAAGCATaagaacgaaaacaaagcattgaGTGGCAATCACAACCGAAAACAAGGTGCAAGCTATAAACGGAATCGTGGTATGTTGCCATCGTAG